In Burkholderia sp. WP9, a genomic segment contains:
- the tssI gene encoding type VI secretion system tip protein TssI/VgrG, with protein sequence MFSPTEWSTLKVSCDAFPVERGRPVLFPVRLRGTEALGKLYRYTLDMATTYTPTATRLDPDSNVSTEKLAGKEATISIEFDGKGRLPFGVASYGGAVNVGAGVRKISGIISKAELTGFDDRHLYYRLVVRPALWLTTKTSRSRIFQNLNVLDITAEVLRDYPVVYRMKENAFRLKDGYPERDFVRQLWESDFDFLTRLWREWGLYYFEDDEGLILCDSPHLHQTHGNAYDSIRYQEPGAGRIDEEYISSFKAAHRPTTAKVSVVDYDYTRGRQQLVEDHDAYGDLYRAEERHWGDFSQPLAGARGLTGQPNRYLEEARYLAGVRAYALYSRNSRLRGRGNLLGLKTGRTFVLTDHPVPKLNAGYLVVSTTIDIHNASGATRSAGSPDEHPFQCVTDFVVQPRDRFFRNRPKKKPRCHAETAVVVGPKDQAIYVDEYGRVKINYLWDVDGPRDERASCWVRVSSSWQGQSFGSIFIPRIGDEVTINYHEGDPDKPYIAGRMVNRLNQPPWKLPANHALSGTRTRDLAGLQANQIVADDTPGKLQVQVSSDHAQSRLVLGHNTRIDGNEGRKEERGEGWELATDSWGVARANRGLLLTTETRSGATAPVKDMGETVQRLTQARELNEDLAQLAQQHKAQDARANQRDATQTIKKQNDALRGGTLTRDNPSPEMNRPDLLLASAAGLATTAADSTHQASMNDHAVTAGRDYSLSAGRSYHASVRGSISLFAYQDGMKFMAARGRIDMQAQGDEMGLAALKDVTVTSTNGRVVITAAKEVWIGAGGSYIQINGDGIIHGSPGPIFAKGAWWDVLRPDTKPVPMPSLPSSDEEVIEQSFSLLHDGVGPVDGYRYDLYSDGNDLHTNKGEYSDGETVKFFGQSPLKLVTWIARDSAGKDA encoded by the coding sequence GTGTTTAGCCCGACCGAATGGAGCACGCTGAAAGTGTCCTGCGATGCCTTTCCGGTCGAGCGCGGCCGCCCGGTGCTGTTTCCCGTGCGGCTACGGGGCACGGAGGCACTCGGCAAGCTGTACAGGTACACGCTGGACATGGCGACAACCTACACGCCGACCGCTACCCGGCTCGACCCCGACAGTAATGTGTCCACCGAGAAGCTGGCCGGCAAGGAGGCGACCATCTCGATCGAGTTTGATGGCAAGGGTAGATTGCCCTTCGGGGTCGCCAGCTATGGAGGCGCTGTCAATGTCGGCGCTGGCGTGAGGAAAATTTCGGGGATCATCAGCAAGGCCGAGCTGACCGGCTTCGATGACCGGCACCTGTACTACCGCCTCGTTGTACGTCCCGCGCTGTGGCTGACTACGAAGACATCGCGCAGCCGCATATTCCAGAATCTGAACGTGCTGGATATCACCGCCGAGGTGCTGCGCGACTATCCGGTTGTGTATCGCATGAAGGAGAACGCGTTCCGGCTCAAGGATGGTTACCCGGAACGCGACTTCGTGCGTCAGTTGTGGGAATCCGACTTCGACTTCCTGACCCGCCTTTGGCGGGAATGGGGGCTATATTACTTTGAGGATGACGAAGGGCTCATACTGTGTGACTCGCCCCATTTGCATCAGACCCACGGGAATGCTTACGACTCGATACGCTATCAGGAGCCAGGCGCGGGCCGCATAGACGAGGAATATATCTCCAGCTTCAAGGCGGCGCACCGCCCCACGACCGCGAAGGTGAGCGTGGTCGATTACGACTATACGCGTGGACGTCAGCAACTGGTCGAGGATCACGACGCATACGGCGACCTGTACCGGGCAGAAGAACGGCACTGGGGCGACTTCTCGCAGCCGCTTGCCGGCGCAAGGGGGCTGACTGGTCAGCCTAACCGTTATCTTGAGGAAGCCCGCTATCTCGCGGGCGTGCGCGCCTATGCGCTTTACTCGCGCAATTCGCGTCTCAGAGGCAGGGGTAACCTGCTCGGCCTGAAAACAGGCAGGACATTCGTCCTCACGGATCACCCTGTGCCAAAGCTGAACGCTGGGTATCTGGTCGTGTCCACGACGATTGATATTCACAACGCGAGCGGGGCGACGAGGTCGGCCGGATCGCCCGATGAACACCCGTTCCAATGCGTGACCGACTTCGTGGTGCAACCGCGTGACCGGTTCTTCAGGAACAGACCGAAGAAGAAGCCGCGCTGCCACGCGGAAACGGCGGTCGTGGTCGGGCCGAAAGATCAGGCTATCTACGTCGATGAATACGGTCGGGTAAAGATCAATTATCTGTGGGACGTGGACGGGCCGAGAGACGAGCGCGCAAGCTGCTGGGTGCGTGTGTCATCGTCATGGCAGGGTCAGTCGTTCGGCTCGATCTTCATCCCCCGTATCGGCGACGAAGTGACGATCAACTATCACGAAGGCGACCCGGACAAGCCCTATATCGCGGGCCGCATGGTCAACCGGCTCAATCAGCCGCCGTGGAAGCTGCCGGCCAATCATGCACTGAGCGGCACACGCACGCGCGACCTCGCCGGATTGCAGGCCAACCAGATCGTCGCCGACGACACGCCCGGCAAACTCCAGGTACAGGTCAGCAGCGATCACGCGCAGTCGCGCCTTGTGCTGGGTCATAACACGCGCATCGATGGCAACGAGGGGCGCAAGGAGGAACGCGGCGAGGGGTGGGAACTGGCGACGGACTCATGGGGCGTTGCGCGCGCAAACAGGGGGTTGCTGCTGACCACGGAGACTCGATCGGGGGCCACGGCGCCAGTGAAAGACATGGGCGAAACGGTGCAGCGACTCACGCAGGCGCGCGAGTTGAATGAGGACCTGGCGCAGCTTGCGCAGCAGCACAAGGCGCAGGATGCACGGGCGAACCAGCGCGATGCAACGCAAACAATCAAAAAACAGAACGATGCACTCAGGGGCGGCACGCTAACCCGTGACAATCCGTCGCCGGAAATGAACCGCCCCGACCTGCTTCTGGCGAGTGCAGCGGGCCTCGCGACAACCGCGGCGGATAGTACGCACCAGGCCAGCATGAACGATCACGCAGTCACGGCAGGCCGCGACTACAGTCTGTCCGCAGGGCGTTCGTACCACGCTTCAGTGAGAGGGTCGATTTCGCTGTTCGCGTACCAGGACGGCATGAAGTTCATGGCGGCCCGAGGCCGGATTGACATGCAGGCACAGGGCGACGAGATGGGACTAGCCGCATTAAAGGACGTGACGGTCACTAGCACCAATGGACGGGTTGTTATAACCGCCGCGAAGGAAGTGTGGATCGGCGCGGGTGGCTCGTATATCCAGATCAACGGCGACGGAATTATCCACGGGTCGCCGGGGCCAATCTTTGCGAAAGGCGCATGGTGGGACGTACTGAGGCCTGATACAAAGCCGGTGCCTATGCCATCTTTGCCTTCTTCCGATGAAGAAGTTATCGAACAAAGCTTCAGCTTATTGCACGACGGAGTTGGACCCGTGGACGGATACCGCTACGACCTTTACAGCGATGGGAACGATCTTCATACGAACAAAGGTGAATATTCTGACGGTGAAACGGTGAAGTTTTTCGGGCAGTCTCCCCTGAAACTTGTTACGTGGATTGCGCGAGACTCGGCAGGGAAGGATGCATGA
- the cysD gene encoding sulfate adenylyltransferase subunit CysD: MSTTLDSTVNAPLANTADRMDHLDWLEAESIHILRELVAECSKPALLFSGGKDSVVVLHLALKAFGIGANRKTVLPFPLVHIDTGHNYEEVIDFRDRRAKEIGAELVVGHVEDSIKRGTVRLRRETDSRNAAQAVTLLETIEQYGYTALIGGARRDEEKARAKERIFSFRDEFGQWDPKAQRPELWSLYNARLHNGEHLRVFPISNWTELDVWQYIAREKLELPSIYYAHQREIVRRNGLLVPVTPLTPMREGEVSESALVRFRTVGDISCTCPVESDADDLEKIIAETAVTEITERGATRMDDQVSEAAMEQRKKQGYF, encoded by the coding sequence ATGAGCACCACGCTCGATTCCACTGTCAATGCACCGCTCGCCAACACGGCAGACCGGATGGATCACCTCGATTGGCTCGAAGCCGAGTCGATTCACATCCTGCGCGAACTGGTTGCCGAGTGCAGCAAGCCCGCGCTGCTGTTTTCGGGCGGCAAGGATTCGGTCGTGGTGTTGCACCTCGCGCTGAAGGCCTTCGGTATCGGCGCGAATCGCAAGACCGTGCTGCCGTTTCCGCTCGTGCATATCGACACCGGTCACAACTACGAGGAAGTGATCGACTTCCGCGATCGTCGTGCGAAAGAGATCGGCGCTGAACTCGTGGTGGGTCATGTCGAAGATTCGATCAAGCGCGGCACGGTGCGTCTGCGCCGTGAAACGGATTCGCGCAACGCCGCGCAAGCCGTGACGCTGCTCGAAACCATCGAACAATATGGCTACACCGCGCTGATCGGCGGCGCGCGCCGCGACGAAGAAAAGGCCCGTGCGAAAGAACGGATATTCTCGTTCCGCGACGAATTCGGCCAGTGGGATCCGAAGGCGCAGCGCCCCGAACTGTGGAGCCTGTACAACGCGCGTCTGCATAACGGCGAACACCTGCGCGTGTTCCCGATCTCGAACTGGACCGAACTCGATGTGTGGCAGTACATCGCCCGTGAAAAGCTCGAACTGCCGTCGATCTACTATGCGCATCAGCGCGAGATCGTGCGCCGCAATGGTCTGCTCGTGCCCGTCACGCCGCTTACGCCGATGCGTGAAGGCGAAGTCAGCGAATCCGCGCTGGTGCGTTTCCGTACCGTCGGCGATATCAGCTGCACGTGCCCGGTGGAAAGCGATGCGGATGATCTCGAGAAGATCATCGCCGAAACGGCCGTGACCGAAATCACTGAACGCGGCGCGACGCGGATGGACGATCAGGTCTCCGAAGCCGCGATGGAACAGCGTAAGAAGCAGGGTTATTTCTAA
- a CDS encoding PAAR domain-containing protein, with protein sequence MIDLIRLGDTTDHGGKVITASQTMRYAGRPVARKGDLIECRLHPDVEPNMILDGDERIRDHGTPVARQGHRATCGCTLVSSLV encoded by the coding sequence ATGATCGACCTTATCCGACTCGGAGACACCACCGACCACGGCGGCAAAGTTATCACCGCCTCTCAAACCATGCGTTACGCCGGACGACCCGTCGCCCGTAAGGGCGACCTCATAGAGTGCCGGCTGCACCCCGACGTCGAGCCGAACATGATCCTCGACGGTGACGAGAGAATCCGCGATCACGGTACGCCCGTCGCGCGTCAGGGTCATCGGGCCACATGCGGATGCACTCTTGTTTCCAGCCTGGTTTAG
- the cobA gene encoding uroporphyrinogen-III C-methyltransferase, with amino-acid sequence MGKVYLIGAGPGAADLITVRGARLLGLADVVLHDALVEPAMLDYAPSHARRIAVGKRCGQLSTAQQFINKQIVDAAMEHDVVVRLKGGDPMLFGRADEEMRALEAAGIEYEVVPGITAALASAASLKRSLTLRGVSRSVALATFSRAPGSEEIREQVNADSLVFYMGRDSGVEIAQQLIEAGRSVATPVAIVEACSTARERMLSLTLEELAAGDAQKWVDASQPSLLMIGEAFAARQGAVVRSADGLLVAA; translated from the coding sequence ATGGGTAAGGTTTATCTGATCGGCGCAGGGCCGGGTGCTGCGGACCTGATTACGGTGCGTGGCGCGCGGTTGCTCGGTTTGGCTGATGTCGTGCTGCATGATGCGCTGGTCGAGCCGGCTATGTTGGACTATGCGCCTTCGCATGCGCGGCGGATTGCTGTTGGGAAGCGTTGTGGGCAGTTGTCGACCGCGCAGCAGTTCATCAATAAGCAGATTGTGGATGCTGCGATGGAGCATGACGTAGTGGTGCGCCTTAAAGGCGGGGACCCGATGTTGTTCGGGCGCGCTGATGAGGAGATGCGGGCGCTCGAGGCTGCGGGCATCGAGTATGAGGTTGTGCCTGGGATTACGGCTGCTCTCGCGAGTGCTGCTTCTTTGAAGCGGTCGCTGACGTTGCGGGGGGTGTCGCGCAGCGTTGCGTTGGCTACTTTTAGTCGGGCGCCTGGGTCTGAGGAGATTCGCGAGCAGGTTAACGCGGATTCTCTGGTGTTTTATATGGGCCGGGATAGTGGGGTTGAGATTGCGCAGCAGTTGATTGAGGCTGGGCGGTCTGTTGCCACGCCTGTGGCTATTGTTGAGGCTTGTTCTACTGCGCGGGAGCGGATGCTTTCGCTTACTCTTGAAGAACTGGCCGCCGGCGATGCGCAGAAGTGGGTCGATGCTTCGCAGCCTAGTTTGCTGATGATTGGCGAGGCTTTCGCTGCGCGGCAGGGTGCGGTGGTTCGCTCCGCGGATGGGTTGTTGGTCGCGGCTTGA
- a CDS encoding IS3 family transposase (programmed frameshift) translates to MAKYGQAFKDRAVARLLPPESAVLEDVAREVGVGVGTLERWRSDALSRPARERAWTAAARFDAVLTTAAMDEAARSAWCRTNGVYPHELASWRQSATQALAEPEEARASPQQTQQDRRRIKELERELRRKDRALAETAALLVLSKKGRGDLQHGRGRMIGLEDRQSLAHDIHTAHKAGARLRLACDTAGIDVRTLQRWNTGAGLVSGDGRPHAVRPQPAHALSAAERAEVLRVANESRFADMPPARIVPMLADEGVYIASESTFARVLREHGQTTHRGRAKAPRAGRPPTTHIAGAPREVWCWDMTYLPAEVAGQWFYLYLILDLYSRKIVGWEVHERDDASHAAHLVRRTALAEGIATLADKPVLHGDNGSTLKATTVLAMLHWLGVKPSYSRPRVSDDNAFAEALFRTAKYRPEFPNTGFADLNAARNWASDFVHWYNFDHRHSSIRYVSPAQRHDGDDHAILAARHEVYVQARERNPARWSRSTRDWTPIGAVTLNPERESVVTMASHATLKQPLAA, encoded by the exons TTGGCAAAATACGGACAAGCATTCAAGGACAGAGCTGTTGCGCGGTTGCTGCCGCCGGAGAGCGCGGTTTTGGAAGACGTTGCACGTGAGGTTGGCGTGGGGGTGGGGACGCTGGAGCGCTGGCGCAGTGATGCGCTGTCCAGGCCCGCTCGCGAGCGGGCCTGGACAGCGGCGGCCCGATTCGACGCCGTGCTGACGACCGCTGCGATGGATGAGGCTGCCAGGAGCGCATGGTGCCGCACCAACGGTGTGTATCCGCACGAGCTGGCCTCCTGGCGGCAAAGCGCCACGCAGGCGCTGGCCGAGCCCGAGGAGGCGCGTGCCAGCCCGCAGCAGACCCAGCAGGACCGGCGTCGCATCAAGGAACTCGAGCGCGAGTTGCGGCGCAAGGACCGTGCGTTGGCTGAGACGGCCGCGTTGCTGGTCCTATCAAAAAAAG GTCGCGGCGATCTTCAGCACGGGCGAGGACGAATGATCGGCCTCGAAGATCGCCAGTCGCTGGCTCATGATATCCACACCGCGCATAAGGCCGGCGCACGGCTGCGCCTGGCCTGCGACACGGCCGGCATCGACGTGCGCACGCTGCAGCGCTGGAATACCGGCGCGGGCCTCGTATCGGGCGATGGCAGGCCCCATGCGGTACGCCCGCAACCGGCACATGCGCTAAGCGCCGCCGAGCGTGCCGAGGTGCTGCGCGTGGCCAACGAGTCGCGCTTCGCCGATATGCCTCCTGCGCGCATCGTGCCCATGCTGGCTGATGAAGGCGTGTACATCGCCAGCGAATCCACCTTCGCCCGCGTGCTGCGCGAGCACGGGCAAACCACACATCGGGGCCGGGCCAAAGCACCCAGGGCTGGCCGACCGCCGACCACGCACATCGCTGGCGCACCACGGGAAGTCTGGTGTTGGGATATGACCTATTTACCCGCTGAGGTCGCCGGTCAATGGTTTTACCTGTACCTGATCCTCGATCTGTACAGCCGCAAGATCGTCGGATGGGAGGTGCACGAGCGCGACGATGCCAGCCATGCTGCCCATCTGGTGCGGCGCACAGCGCTGGCCGAGGGCATCGCTACTCTGGCGGACAAGCCGGTGCTGCACGGAGACAACGGCTCCACGCTCAAGGCCACGACCGTGCTGGCCATGCTTCACTGGCTTGGCGTGAAGCCCTCGTACTCGCGCCCACGCGTCAGCGACGACAACGCCTTTGCCGAGGCGTTGTTCCGCACGGCCAAGTACCGACCGGAGTTCCCCAACACGGGCTTCGCCGATCTCAATGCTGCACGCAACTGGGCAAGCGACTTCGTGCATTGGTACAACTTCGACCACCGTCACAGCAGCATCCGCTACGTCAGTCCGGCGCAGCGCCATGACGGCGACGATCACGCGATCCTCGCGGCGCGTCACGAGGTGTATGTCCAGGCGCGGGAACGCAACCCGGCACGCTGGTCACGCTCCACGCGAGACTGGACGCCAATCGGCGCAGTCACCCTCAATCCGGAGCGCGAGTCAGTCGTCACGATGGCCTCGCACGCCACACTTAAACAGCCTTTGGCTGCATGA
- a CDS encoding GTP-binding protein yields MSIHQPEDLGVLRFITAGSVDDGKSTLIGRLLYDSKAVLSDQLSALSRAKNKRTVGDEIDLSLLTDGLEAEREQGITIDVAYRYFATAKRKFIIADTPGHEQYTRNMVTGASTAHAAIILVDATRVTFVDGVAQLLPQTKRHSAIVKLLGLQHAIVAINKMDLVDYSEQRFNEIRDAYVELARQLGLNDVRFVPVSALKGDNIVTASESMPWYAGEPLLDLLEALPVEVPTGQALRFPVQWVARQDGSQADDFRGYMGRVEAGEVKLGDTIVVLPANREATVAEIIAPVPGGTAAVDRAFAGQTVTIRLAEDVDVSRGDTFVLREAAPEPAKKLEADLCWFDDTPLSTQRKYLLKQTTNTVFARIGAIKEVLDVHTLSQATDRKELTMNDIGRVALTLQKPLVCDVYDSHQGTGAFVLIDEATHHTVAAGMIRAFSA; encoded by the coding sequence ATGAGTATTCATCAACCAGAAGACCTCGGCGTGCTGCGTTTCATTACCGCGGGCAGCGTCGACGATGGCAAGAGCACGTTGATCGGCCGCCTGCTGTACGACAGCAAGGCTGTGCTTTCAGATCAACTCTCGGCACTGTCGCGCGCAAAGAATAAGCGTACCGTTGGCGATGAAATCGATCTGTCGCTGCTGACGGACGGCCTCGAAGCCGAACGCGAGCAAGGCATCACGATCGACGTCGCATACCGTTACTTCGCGACGGCGAAGCGCAAGTTCATCATTGCCGACACGCCGGGTCACGAGCAGTACACGCGCAATATGGTGACGGGTGCATCGACCGCCCACGCAGCGATCATTCTCGTCGACGCGACGCGCGTGACGTTTGTGGATGGCGTCGCGCAACTGCTGCCGCAAACCAAGCGTCATAGCGCGATCGTCAAGCTGCTGGGTTTGCAGCACGCAATCGTCGCGATCAACAAGATGGACCTGGTCGATTACAGCGAGCAGCGCTTCAACGAGATTCGCGACGCGTATGTCGAACTTGCGCGTCAACTGGGCTTGAACGATGTGCGCTTCGTGCCGGTGTCGGCGCTCAAGGGCGACAACATCGTGACGGCGAGCGAAAGCATGCCGTGGTACGCGGGCGAACCGCTGCTCGACCTGCTCGAAGCGCTGCCGGTCGAAGTACCGACGGGCCAGGCGTTGCGTTTCCCGGTGCAATGGGTGGCGCGCCAGGACGGCAGCCAGGCCGACGATTTCCGCGGCTACATGGGCCGTGTGGAAGCCGGCGAAGTGAAGCTCGGCGATACGATCGTCGTGTTGCCGGCCAATCGGGAAGCGACGGTTGCAGAGATCATTGCGCCGGTGCCGGGCGGTACGGCTGCGGTGGACCGCGCGTTTGCCGGTCAAACGGTGACGATTCGTCTGGCGGAAGACGTCGACGTGTCGCGCGGCGACACCTTCGTGCTGCGCGAAGCGGCGCCGGAGCCGGCGAAGAAGCTGGAAGCCGACCTCTGCTGGTTCGACGACACGCCGCTGTCGACGCAACGCAAGTATCTGTTGAAGCAGACCACCAACACGGTGTTTGCGCGGATCGGTGCGATCAAGGAAGTGCTCGACGTGCATACGCTGTCGCAGGCGACCGATCGCAAGGAACTGACGATGAACGATATCGGCCGTGTGGCGCTGACGTTGCAGAAGCCGTTGGTGTGCGACGTGTACGACTCGCATCAGGGCACGGGTGCGTTCGTGCTGATCGATGAGGCGACGCATCATACCGTTGCGGCTGGGATGATTCGGGCGTTTTCAGCTTAA